In the Leptospira sp. WS4.C2 genome, one interval contains:
- the mraY gene encoding phospho-N-acetylmuramoyl-pentapeptide-transferase, with product MFQWIYESFGNDYGFLRVFSYVTLRAMMAGLTSMFITFLFGKVLISFLLSLKFRESVRNDGPQSHAAKSGTPTMGGLIMILSLTVSTLLWGNLSNLNVLLLLVSAILFAGLGFTDDYMKSVKKIKGGMRARTKFLVTIFFAVSITTIYFYFTGKSNIVATKGIVFTITDLFLPFVKGPVWNLGFLAVPFAIIVLIGSSHAVNLTDGLDGLASGTVVIATATFALISYVSGTPSAANYLHIPYLPGSHEYAVFLAGLSGALLGFLWFNCHPAQVFMGDTGSLFLGSTLGLVAIMLKKEILLVILGGIFVAEAVSVILQVGSFKLTGKRIFKMAPLHHHFELSGWSEEKVVIRFWIIGIILAIITLSTLKIQ from the coding sequence ATGTTCCAGTGGATTTATGAATCGTTCGGAAACGATTACGGTTTCCTTAGAGTTTTTAGTTATGTGACCCTCCGTGCGATGATGGCGGGTCTTACTTCTATGTTTATCACCTTTCTTTTTGGTAAGGTTTTGATTTCCTTTCTCCTTTCCTTAAAGTTTCGGGAATCTGTCCGTAACGATGGACCCCAGTCTCATGCTGCCAAATCGGGAACTCCCACCATGGGGGGACTCATAATGATTTTATCACTTACCGTCTCCACTCTGTTATGGGGAAATCTCTCTAATTTAAATGTTTTATTACTTCTAGTTTCTGCTATTCTTTTTGCAGGTCTTGGATTTACGGATGACTATATGAAGTCGGTAAAAAAGATCAAAGGGGGGATGAGGGCAAGGACCAAATTTCTTGTGACTATCTTCTTTGCTGTATCTATCACTACTATTTACTTTTACTTTACCGGGAAGTCCAATATAGTCGCAACCAAAGGGATCGTATTCACTATCACTGATTTGTTTTTACCATTTGTAAAAGGTCCTGTTTGGAATTTAGGATTCTTAGCCGTACCCTTCGCCATCATCGTGTTAATTGGAAGCTCTCATGCAGTCAATCTTACCGATGGACTCGACGGACTTGCTTCGGGAACGGTTGTGATTGCAACAGCAACCTTCGCCCTCATTTCTTATGTATCCGGTACTCCCTCTGCCGCAAACTATTTGCACATTCCTTACCTTCCTGGGTCTCATGAATATGCAGTTTTCCTTGCAGGACTTTCTGGTGCCTTACTTGGGTTTTTGTGGTTCAATTGCCATCCGGCTCAAGTGTTTATGGGAGATACAGGTTCCTTATTTTTAGGATCTACGCTTGGCCTTGTAGCCATTATGTTAAAAAAAGAAATCCTTCTTGTAATCCTTGGAGGAATTTTTGTAGCAGAAGCAGTGAGTGTAATCTTACAAGTGGGGTCATTCAAACTCACTGGAAAACGAATCTTTAAGATGGCTCCTTTACACCATCATTTTGAATTGTCGGGTTGGTCGGAAGAAAAAGTAGTGATCCGTTTTTGGATCATCGGAATCATCCTTGCCATCATTACCTTGTCTACCCTTAAGATCCAATAG
- a CDS encoding FtsW/RodA/SpoVE family cell cycle protein, with product MEIYRSIQNLFRFGNSRFDGPVLYGIFFLFGMGIVIMYSASVIPAEREFSDPNYYLNKQLLWGALGVISFLVFSQIPYQLLVRWSFLFSVLSLLLLISVFIPGLGKSVGTSYGRSFNRWIQIGGVQIQPSEFSKISLLLFSSYFFYNFDFKKVKWDRKKIVSVLLIIATLVLIVIEPAFGTTIELLLVLFFFVLLAGFPMKRLFILGASVLPLLVVLVTQVGYRKKRLEIWLDPYKFRFDEGHQLVTSFRAFFDGGSFGRPVGSGYAHRYLAYSHTDFVMASFVEDFGFLGFLLFLSVVIFLFVRIYFLIQRLKDKLGFFLGSGILILFGFQTILNLFVVTGIVPVTGISLPFLSYGGSSLITIFILFGILANITSKENLVL from the coding sequence ATGGAAATCTACAGGTCAATACAAAACCTCTTTCGATTCGGAAACTCGAGGTTTGACGGGCCTGTATTGTATGGAATTTTTTTTCTATTTGGAATGGGCATTGTTATTATGTACAGTGCCTCCGTCATTCCCGCCGAACGTGAGTTTTCCGACCCAAACTATTACCTAAACAAACAATTGTTATGGGGGGCACTCGGAGTGATTAGTTTTTTGGTTTTTAGCCAAATTCCTTACCAATTGTTGGTGCGTTGGTCATTTCTATTTTCTGTTCTTAGTTTGTTATTACTAATCTCAGTTTTTATCCCAGGCCTCGGAAAATCAGTGGGAACTAGTTACGGAAGGAGTTTCAATCGTTGGATCCAAATTGGAGGAGTCCAAATCCAACCTTCAGAATTTTCAAAGATTAGTCTTTTACTCTTTTCTTCTTATTTCTTTTATAATTTTGATTTTAAAAAAGTAAAATGGGACAGAAAGAAGATTGTCTCAGTACTTTTGATTATTGCCACATTAGTACTGATTGTGATTGAACCTGCCTTTGGTACAACGATTGAGCTCCTTCTTGTTTTATTTTTCTTTGTACTCCTTGCTGGGTTTCCTATGAAGCGGCTTTTTATCTTAGGCGCTTCTGTTTTGCCTCTCCTTGTGGTTCTTGTGACCCAAGTCGGTTACAGAAAAAAACGTTTAGAGATTTGGCTTGATCCCTATAAATTTCGATTTGATGAAGGTCACCAACTTGTGACCAGTTTTCGTGCCTTCTTTGATGGAGGAAGTTTTGGTCGCCCCGTCGGCTCCGGTTATGCCCACCGATATTTGGCCTATAGTCATACTGATTTTGTGATGGCATCTTTTGTGGAAGATTTTGGATTTTTGGGTTTTCTTTTGTTTCTTTCCGTTGTGATTTTTCTTTTTGTCCGAATTTATTTTTTAATCCAGCGTTTAAAGGACAAATTGGGATTCTTTTTGGGATCAGGGATTCTCATTCTCTTTGGATTCCAAACCATTTTGAATTTATTTGTAGTGACTGGAATTGTTCCTGTCACAGGAAT
- a CDS encoding protein-glutamate O-methyltransferase CheR, with product MDFRTSLNTIGDAEFEFIKNLVYKQAGIFLAPHKKIMVQSRLNARLRTLGITSFENYVAKLKLDPKFATDEMQELINRITTNKTDFFRENHHFEFLKNQYFPALEQAAASGGSKTLRIWCSASSTGEEPYSIAITVYDYFNAKPGWNCKIYASDIDTQVIATAKKGLYRDDRLEPVSEAMKTKHFIKTVEKDHVFYEAKPHLKALIDFRQINLLHFPFPITDKLDLIFCRNVVIYFDKQTQKTLFQNFEASLKPKGYLILGHSETMFGISDSFKFLGHTIYQRKE from the coding sequence TTGGACTTTCGAACATCTTTAAACACAATCGGTGATGCAGAATTTGAATTCATTAAAAATTTAGTGTACAAACAAGCTGGTATTTTTTTAGCACCACATAAAAAAATCATGGTACAGTCTAGACTCAATGCAAGGCTTCGTACTTTGGGAATCACTAGTTTTGAAAACTATGTAGCGAAATTAAAGTTAGACCCTAAGTTTGCAACCGATGAAATGCAAGAACTCATCAACCGCATAACAACAAACAAAACAGATTTTTTTCGTGAGAACCACCATTTTGAATTTCTAAAAAACCAATATTTCCCTGCTTTAGAACAAGCCGCAGCCAGTGGGGGATCCAAAACCCTGCGCATATGGTGTTCTGCCTCTTCTACTGGGGAAGAACCATACTCAATAGCCATTACTGTTTACGATTACTTCAACGCAAAACCAGGTTGGAATTGTAAAATCTATGCTTCAGACATTGATACACAAGTCATTGCCACGGCAAAAAAAGGTCTCTACCGAGATGACAGGTTGGAACCAGTTTCTGAGGCTATGAAGACAAAACATTTCATTAAAACGGTAGAGAAAGACCATGTTTTCTATGAAGCAAAACCTCACCTGAAAGCTTTGATCGATTTTAGACAGATCAATCTTTTGCACTTTCCCTTTCCCATAACGGATAAATTGGATTTAATCTTTTGTAGGAATGTAGTGATTTATTTTGACAAACAAACTCAAAAAACTTTATTCCAAAATTTTGAGGCCAGTTTAAAACCAAAAGGTTATCTCATCCTTGGTCACTCGGAAACCATGTTTGGAATCTCTGATAGTTTTAAGTTTTTAGGTCATACCATCTACCAAAGGAAAGAGTAA
- the rsmH gene encoding 16S rRNA (cytosine(1402)-N(4))-methyltransferase RsmH, with protein MSESPHIPVLPREVIDLLQKTESPEPLWFLDGTAGEGGHSKLILQTFPNAKLILIDRDSVMLERAKKEILSVIGSLDRVHPFQMNFSEVDKELLDSVDCPGLDGALVDLGVSLFHFLHSGRGFTFKNDEPLDMRLEPQVGRKTAADVVNYSTVLHLKKVFWEYGEERWALKVANNIVQTRQKKKFATNTELVKLVEASIPRKFWPKESHPATKIFQALRIEVNEELLHAEKGIRVLSDLLKVGGVLACISFHSLEDRIVKWTFRDLKTTEHFEILTKKPILPTDTEIRENRASRSAKLRGIQKIDPILKPRWER; from the coding sequence GTGTCAGAATCTCCTCATATTCCCGTACTTCCAAGAGAAGTCATCGATTTGCTCCAAAAAACCGAAAGCCCCGAACCCCTATGGTTTCTTGACGGGACTGCTGGGGAAGGTGGGCATTCCAAACTCATTTTACAAACCTTTCCGAATGCAAAGCTCATTCTCATCGATCGTGACTCCGTCATGTTGGAACGGGCCAAAAAAGAAATTTTATCCGTGATTGGATCTCTCGACCGAGTCCATCCCTTCCAAATGAACTTTTCCGAAGTGGACAAAGAACTTTTAGATTCGGTGGATTGTCCTGGCCTGGATGGAGCTCTTGTGGATTTAGGAGTCTCTTTATTTCACTTCCTACATTCGGGAAGAGGCTTTACTTTTAAAAACGATGAACCACTGGACATGCGGCTCGAACCCCAAGTGGGCAGGAAAACGGCAGCGGATGTCGTCAATTACAGCACAGTTTTACATCTAAAAAAAGTGTTTTGGGAATACGGGGAAGAACGTTGGGCCTTAAAAGTTGCAAATAACATAGTACAGACGAGGCAGAAAAAGAAATTTGCAACCAATACAGAACTTGTCAAACTTGTGGAAGCATCAATCCCTAGAAAGTTTTGGCCAAAAGAATCCCACCCTGCGACCAAAATTTTCCAAGCACTTAGGATAGAGGTCAACGAAGAGCTGTTACATGCAGAAAAAGGAATTCGGGTTCTTAGTGATTTGCTAAAAGTGGGGGGGGTTCTTGCTTGTATCTCGTTTCACTCTTTAGAAGATCGGATTGTCAAATGGACCTTTCGTGATCTAAAGACTACTGAACATTTTGAAATCTTAACAAAAAAACCTATTCTACCAACCGACACAGAAATCCGTGAAAACAGGGCTTCTCGTTCCGCAAAATTGAGAGGGATCCAAAAAATTGATCCGATATTAAAACCTAGATGGGAACGATGA
- a CDS encoding menaquinone biosynthetic enzyme MqnA/MqnD family protein, giving the protein MKIGIVKHLNARPLTLYFERTSGYLPVYENPSVLIELLKRGELDCALVSSIECERNRESLDFTKIVGVCARDVVRSVLFFRHESEPGLPKVVYTDKGSRSSVALLQCLLFREFGTLVEVIPTPASEISEMMKEGKGSHLLFGDHALLQTPVPGYQVVDLAEWWNQSTGLYFCFAFWAFPKGKVWDDRLFLTALEYGLKELDSIIKEEKRLPIAVTDRYLKQELHYIPEQKNLDGFDLFIKTAKELKLV; this is encoded by the coding sequence ATGAAAATAGGCATCGTAAAACACCTGAATGCCCGCCCCCTAACCCTCTATTTTGAGAGAACTTCCGGGTATTTACCAGTATATGAAAATCCCAGTGTCCTCATTGAACTCCTAAAACGTGGGGAACTCGATTGTGCCCTTGTTTCCTCTATCGAATGCGAAAGAAATCGTGAGAGTTTGGACTTCACAAAGATTGTTGGAGTTTGTGCAAGAGACGTGGTTCGTTCTGTTCTTTTCTTTCGCCATGAATCAGAGCCTGGTCTTCCGAAAGTAGTTTATACCGACAAAGGGTCAAGGTCTAGTGTGGCACTGTTACAATGCCTTCTCTTTCGTGAATTTGGAACCTTGGTGGAGGTAATTCCCACACCCGCTTCCGAAATTTCAGAGATGATGAAAGAAGGGAAAGGATCTCATCTTTTGTTTGGCGATCATGCCTTATTACAAACGCCAGTTCCTGGATACCAAGTGGTAGACCTTGCCGAATGGTGGAATCAGTCTACGGGGTTATACTTTTGTTTTGCCTTTTGGGCATTTCCCAAGGGAAAGGTTTGGGATGACCGCCTATTTCTAACAGCGTTGGAATATGGACTGAAAGAATTAGACTCCATCATTAAAGAAGAAAAAAGACTACCGATTGCAGTTACTGACCGTTATCTCAAACAAGAGTTACACTACATTCCCGAACAGAAAAATTTAGATGGGTTCGATTTGTTTATCAAAACGGCAAAGGAATTAAAACTCGTTTAG
- a CDS encoding UDP-N-acetylmuramoyl-L-alanyl-D-glutamate--2,6-diaminopimelate ligase → MKLSEIIKRIPDVKLIKGENSLEVDYIWGDSRKLKPNDIFVLPEDSNEKQESFLKMAEELGSKVVLVSKRHLKLKGLELFSGILETEEPAGEAHGKIACLLAGNPAKKMKLVAITGTNGKTSLTFILFHLARKVGKNAALIGTVQIQIMDRILESGYTTPDASSLNLLLKQMLEEGIEYVFMEMSSHGLKLGRVAGLEITCAGFTNLTQDHLDFHPNMEDYFESKFKIFQLLEQSSVKNKFGLVAGDVSYGTAMIKRIAEAKLKSPVFILGKSGEFNYTNTKLSLLGSEYRFHKKAKNLPFIEVRSIKTNLLGNFNVFNTSFALAIAYELGFPWDEVISCLEKIPTVPGRFHVVPFPDRTRIAVVDYAHTPDALENILKSCVEIAPKQIICLFGCGGDRDRTKRPQMARIAETFADFVILTSDNPRTESPEAILDEIESGFSRGFQRYEKITDRRVAIQRAVGLLDRDGILVVAGKGHETYQIIGKEKSKFVDFEEIENAFQNLGL, encoded by the coding sequence ATGAAACTATCAGAAATCATCAAACGGATTCCCGATGTAAAACTCATCAAAGGGGAAAACTCTTTGGAAGTGGATTATATCTGGGGCGATAGCCGCAAACTAAAACCCAATGATATCTTTGTTCTCCCAGAAGATTCGAACGAAAAACAAGAATCCTTTCTTAAGATGGCAGAGGAACTTGGTTCCAAGGTAGTTCTTGTTTCCAAACGACATTTAAAATTAAAAGGTTTGGAACTTTTTTCGGGCATTCTCGAAACAGAAGAACCTGCAGGAGAAGCTCACGGTAAAATCGCCTGCCTTCTTGCCGGAAATCCAGCCAAAAAAATGAAACTTGTGGCCATCACAGGAACCAATGGCAAAACATCCTTAACTTTCATCCTTTTCCACCTAGCAAGAAAAGTTGGGAAAAACGCAGCTCTCATTGGAACTGTACAAATCCAAATTATGGACCGGATTTTAGAATCGGGCTATACCACTCCCGATGCATCTTCTCTCAACCTTCTTCTCAAACAAATGTTAGAAGAGGGAATCGAATATGTATTTATGGAAATGAGTAGCCATGGATTGAAACTGGGACGGGTGGCGGGCCTCGAAATCACTTGCGCTGGATTTACCAACCTAACTCAAGACCATTTGGACTTTCATCCAAATATGGAAGATTATTTCGAAAGTAAGTTTAAAATTTTCCAACTCTTAGAACAATCCTCTGTAAAAAATAAATTTGGACTTGTTGCCGGTGATGTCTCCTACGGAACGGCAATGATCAAACGAATCGCCGAAGCCAAATTAAAATCGCCCGTTTTTATTTTGGGAAAATCGGGTGAGTTCAATTATACAAATACTAAACTTTCTCTTTTGGGAAGTGAATATCGTTTTCACAAAAAAGCAAAGAACCTGCCCTTCATTGAAGTCCGTAGTATCAAAACAAACTTACTTGGAAATTTCAATGTATTCAATACTTCCTTTGCCTTAGCCATTGCCTATGAATTAGGATTTCCATGGGACGAAGTGATTTCTTGTTTGGAAAAAATCCCTACGGTTCCCGGTCGTTTTCATGTCGTTCCTTTTCCTGACAGAACGCGGATTGCGGTAGTGGATTATGCCCACACACCGGATGCTTTAGAAAATATCTTAAAGAGTTGTGTGGAAATTGCTCCCAAACAAATCATTTGTCTATTTGGTTGTGGTGGGGACAGGGACCGCACCAAACGACCGCAAATGGCTCGCATTGCCGAAACTTTTGCAGATTTCGTTATTCTCACTTCAGACAATCCAAGAACAGAATCTCCAGAAGCAATTTTGGATGAAATTGAATCGGGATTTTCTCGCGGATTCCAAAGGTATGAAAAAATCACAGATCGAAGAGTTGCGATTCAAAGAGCCGTAGGACTCCTCGACCGAGATGGGATTTTGGTGGTTGCCGGAAAAGGCCACGAAACCTACCAAATCATAGGAAAAGAAAAATCAAAATTTGTCGATTTTGAAGAGATAGAGAATGCTTTTCAAAATTTAGGACTTTAG
- a CDS encoding SpoIIE family protein phosphatase → MVDFKVSKRMLVNFRGQNKVVGGLTDKDKIAILLYISKEFANLDREDQLFSKVILICQEIFESDNTTLRLWDGEYLVPVKFVKETEPPRRNLVIGEGYSGAVFETKEPVLVNDLTRSAHFFDEGEKTKSVMCVPIMQKEEILGTLAVESERENFYIIDDLEILEALTSQLALALYGVRLIEGLVTARAREAAILNQLEWDLKMGRNVQSQILPQDLSAWNGIYFASHYEPMAEVSGDLVDIVRQGHSLTAINIDVSGHGIPAALVTMAIHHQFRRSVMAGLGLTEIMEELGEKLREQLPESTYFTAFMVRIFSDYTFGYVNAGHQRMLHYKAADDTFIQYDTKGVPLGILPVRKIDYEEKQGKLEPGDFLLLISDGFSEQRNHLKDEVGVDRILTWLQDERERLVMEGRGKVDLKKLSEAFVERFRAYQGDVPNGDDLSFLFLYCGDSIPEASHYIQMAKQSNSKMKMEEAYAQALKAFSIDSSLKEILVFLGKMYYRDGKYKEAIRYLEQYLRTSGDNTAASHFMMGRAYYKAGMISEAKRALKMALSSDHSFAKASILLAQCYLKENAKPKAIKVLQQGVKNTPQSLELKTSLLRLETHSQKVS, encoded by the coding sequence ATGGTTGATTTCAAAGTTTCCAAACGAATGCTCGTCAACTTCCGCGGACAAAACAAAGTCGTGGGAGGATTAACAGACAAAGATAAAATTGCGATCCTTCTCTACATTTCCAAAGAATTTGCCAATTTAGATAGAGAGGATCAACTCTTTTCCAAAGTCATCCTGATCTGCCAGGAAATTTTTGAGTCGGACAATACAACCCTCCGACTCTGGGACGGAGAGTATCTAGTCCCTGTTAAGTTTGTCAAAGAGACAGAACCCCCTCGAAGAAATTTAGTGATTGGCGAAGGTTATTCCGGTGCGGTTTTTGAAACCAAAGAACCGGTTCTCGTGAATGACCTAACTCGATCTGCTCACTTCTTTGATGAGGGAGAAAAAACAAAGTCAGTCATGTGTGTTCCTATCATGCAAAAGGAAGAAATTCTCGGAACTCTCGCTGTAGAAAGTGAACGCGAAAACTTTTACATCATTGATGACTTAGAAATTCTCGAAGCCTTAACTTCTCAACTGGCACTTGCTCTTTACGGAGTACGACTCATTGAAGGTCTTGTGACCGCTAGAGCCAGAGAAGCTGCTATTTTAAATCAATTAGAATGGGATTTGAAAATGGGAAGAAATGTCCAAAGCCAAATCCTTCCTCAAGACCTTAGTGCATGGAATGGAATCTACTTTGCAAGCCACTACGAACCCATGGCGGAAGTGAGTGGGGACTTGGTGGATATTGTTAGGCAAGGCCATTCACTCACAGCTATTAACATTGATGTATCGGGACATGGGATTCCGGCAGCACTAGTGACCATGGCCATCCACCACCAGTTTAGAAGATCGGTGATGGCGGGACTAGGACTCACTGAGATTATGGAAGAGCTCGGTGAAAAACTGAGAGAACAACTTCCAGAATCAACGTACTTCACTGCCTTTATGGTTCGTATCTTTAGTGATTATACTTTTGGTTATGTGAACGCAGGCCATCAGCGTATGTTACACTACAAAGCTGCTGATGATACTTTCATCCAGTATGATACCAAAGGTGTTCCTCTAGGAATCCTTCCTGTTAGAAAGATCGACTATGAAGAAAAACAAGGTAAATTGGAGCCGGGTGATTTTTTACTTCTCATTTCTGATGGATTTAGTGAACAAAGAAACCATTTAAAAGATGAAGTGGGAGTGGATCGAATTCTTACCTGGTTACAAGACGAAAGAGAACGTCTAGTGATGGAAGGTCGCGGAAAAGTGGATCTTAAAAAACTATCCGAAGCATTTGTAGAAAGGTTTAGAGCTTACCAAGGTGATGTTCCGAATGGAGATGATTTAAGTTTTCTCTTTCTTTATTGTGGGGATTCCATTCCAGAAGCTTCGCATTACATTCAAATGGCGAAACAATCCAATTCCAAAATGAAAATGGAAGAGGCTTATGCCCAAGCACTCAAAGCTTTTAGTATCGATTCTTCCCTGAAAGAAATCCTTGTTTTCCTGGGAAAAATGTACTACAGGGATGGGAAATACAAAGAAGCGATTCGGTATTTAGAACAGTATTTACGGACTTCCGGGGACAATACAGCAGCATCTCATTTTATGATGGGACGAGCTTATTATAAAGCAGGAATGATTTCGGAAGCAAAACGTGCGTTAAAGATGGCACTTTCGAGTGATCATAGTTTTGCGAAAGCAAGTATCTTACTTGCACAATGTTATTTGAAAGAAAATGCGAAACCAAAAGCAATCAAAGTGTTGCAACAAGGCGTAAAAAATACACCTCAAAGTTTGGAATTAAAAACCTCACTATTAAGGTTAGAAACTCATTCGCAGAAAGTAAGTTAA
- a CDS encoding ammonium transporter — protein MKRFGIFFSLAVLLIGSTLGAEDVANETQSLETLAKEMASIKTSLAETKLALETTKQEANWVWTCIAAFLVFFMQAGFAYVEAGFTRAKNAVNILMKNFSDLTVGAIAYWVIGFSIMFGPQVLTGIGVGVPSFAESLINTEDGNMDPSKYTFFIFQIVFAATAATIVSGAMAERTKFSAYLVFSIVITAFIYPIFGSFAWGSLLGISSGFLETLGLGGGEGVGFHDFAGSTVVHSIGAWAGLAGAIVVGPRMGKFQTDGRVYPILGHNMSMAALGVFILWFGWFGFNPGSTTSIEGGSFARIAVVTHMAACAGAIAAMVLTWLLFKKPEIGLTLNGGLAGLVAITAPCDVVSITGAVCIGAVAGILVIVSVLFLDKIKIDDPVGAVSVHGVCGAWGTLSVGLFSLDTGLFSGAGFGQFAAQAIGVVTAFLWAFPTSFAVFYLIKKTIGLRVSEEEELLGLDILEHGNEAYPVSK, from the coding sequence ATGAAACGATTTGGAATATTTTTTAGTTTAGCGGTTCTTCTTATTGGTTCGACACTTGGTGCCGAAGATGTGGCAAACGAAACTCAGAGTTTAGAAACATTGGCAAAGGAAATGGCAAGTATCAAAACTTCGCTTGCGGAGACAAAACTTGCCCTGGAAACAACCAAACAAGAAGCCAATTGGGTTTGGACCTGTATCGCAGCCTTTCTTGTATTTTTTATGCAAGCAGGGTTTGCGTACGTGGAAGCAGGATTCACAAGAGCAAAGAATGCGGTGAATATCCTTATGAAAAACTTCTCTGATTTAACCGTGGGAGCGATCGCCTACTGGGTGATTGGTTTCTCGATTATGTTTGGTCCCCAAGTCCTCACAGGAATTGGAGTGGGAGTTCCATCCTTTGCAGAAAGTCTCATCAATACCGAAGATGGAAACATGGATCCTTCCAAATATACTTTCTTTATCTTCCAGATTGTATTTGCTGCGACTGCCGCGACCATCGTATCAGGAGCCATGGCTGAGAGGACAAAGTTCTCTGCCTATTTGGTCTTTTCCATTGTGATCACAGCCTTTATTTATCCTATCTTTGGATCCTTTGCTTGGGGAAGTCTTCTAGGAATCTCTTCAGGATTTTTAGAAACTTTGGGTCTTGGTGGTGGAGAGGGAGTGGGTTTCCACGACTTTGCAGGATCAACTGTCGTTCATAGCATTGGAGCTTGGGCGGGTCTTGCGGGAGCCATCGTTGTCGGTCCTCGGATGGGGAAATTCCAAACCGATGGAAGAGTTTATCCAATATTAGGGCACAATATGTCTATGGCTGCCCTTGGTGTCTTTATCCTTTGGTTTGGTTGGTTTGGATTTAACCCCGGTTCTACGACATCGATCGAGGGAGGGAGTTTTGCTCGTATCGCTGTTGTTACCCATATGGCTGCTTGTGCTGGGGCCATTGCCGCTATGGTTCTTACTTGGTTGTTATTTAAAAAACCAGAGATTGGTCTTACTTTAAACGGAGGGCTTGCGGGCCTTGTGGCCATTACAGCTCCCTGTGACGTCGTAAGCATTACCGGTGCTGTTTGTATTGGAGCTGTGGCTGGGATTCTCGTGATTGTCTCGGTTCTCTTTTTAGATAAAATCAAAATTGATGACCCAGTTGGCGCGGTTTCTGTCCATGGTGTTTGCGGGGCTTGGGGGACATTATCTGTTGGTCTCTTCAGTTTGGATACAGGACTTTTTTCGGGTGCTGGTTTTGGACAGTTTGCGGCTCAGGCAATCGGTGTCGTAACCGCTTTTCTATGGGCTTTTCCTACCAGCTTTGCAGTCTTCTATCTCATCAAAAAAACAATTGGACTTCGGGTTTCCGAAGAGGAAGAATTGTTAGGTTTGGATATTTTAGAACACGGAAACGAAGCTTACCCCGTTTCTAAATAG
- a CDS encoding HIT domain-containing protein translates to MSSYEEHSHRKNLFSIGKLGYAKGDRPNVDCILCGVRDRNEIVPNLTIAETELSIVSVNLFPYNPGHIIIFPKRHIIHYLELTEEEALDIHRLTQKTMRILEKQWKVQGFNLGYNLGKNSGGSIPHIHEHIVPRFPNEAGFLDVLSNTRIVIYEPYQMWDDLKKLWVKED, encoded by the coding sequence ATGAGTTCCTATGAAGAACATTCGCATAGAAAGAACCTGTTTAGCATAGGGAAACTAGGTTATGCCAAAGGGGATAGACCTAATGTCGACTGCATCCTCTGTGGGGTGCGCGACAGAAATGAAATTGTTCCCAATTTGACCATTGCGGAAACGGAACTTTCGATCGTTTCGGTTAATCTTTTCCCCTACAATCCTGGCCATATCATCATCTTTCCCAAACGTCACATCATCCACTACTTAGAACTCACTGAAGAAGAAGCCCTCGACATCCATAGGCTCACTCAAAAAACCATGAGAATCCTTGAGAAACAATGGAAGGTGCAAGGTTTTAATCTTGGGTATAATTTAGGAAAAAATAGCGGAGGTTCTATCCCCCATATCCACGAACACATCGTGCCTAGATTTCCGAACGAAGCAGGATTTTTAGATGTACTTTCCAATACAAGGATAGTGATATACGAACCCTACCAAATGTGGGATGATCTAAAAAAACTTTGGGTTAAAGAAGACTGA